Genomic segment of Kibdelosporangium phytohabitans:
GTCACCACCGACTACGAGCCAGAGCCGCAGATTTGACAGACCCATGCCCGGCTGCTCATGTCGCTGCCGAGATGGGCGGTTCCCCGATCCTGGGCTTGCCGTCCTCGACCGCGTACCGGGTTCTGACCCGTCCCGCCCTCAACCGGATGGGCCAACTCGTCCACGTCGACATCAAGAAAAGGTGACATCAAGAAACTCGGCGACATCCCCGACGGCGGCGGCCACCGCGTCATGGACCGCGGCACCCACTCCCCGGTCGACGACCAGCATCAGCAACACCGAACCCACCCACGCCCTGGAGGCCTTCCCGCACACCTGCAACGGGCGACGTGCCCAGACCTGACCGAGTCCAGGCGGTCGGCGCTGAAGGTGGCCACATCACTGGGCATCGGTCAGGCCTGTCTCTACCGGTGAAGACAGTTCGCTTCGCTCCGGTGACCGACCTGGGCAACGTCCTGCAAGGCGCGACTTGCTTGTGCGGTGGCCGATCGTTGTGCCGATGATCGAAAAACGGGAACAAAGTGTGAACGAATCGGTCCTTTCGGCCGTGCCGGGCATGCGGTCCGATCGGTTCGCTCAAAGTCATGCGACGACTACGAATCGCGGTCACGGCTGCCCTCGGCACCGTCCTGGCCACGATAGCGACGCCTGTGCCCGCTGCCGCACAGGACATCGAGGAGACCCTGCCGATCTACTCCTACCAGGACGCCATCCGCGAGGATGTGTTCGTCGAAGCACCGATGGACAGCGACAAGGACGGCAAGCCCGACCGGATCGCGATCCAGATCATCCGGCCGAAGGAAACCAACAGCGGCCTCAAGACCCCTGTGGTGATGGAGCCGAGCCCGTACTACAAGGCGCCCGGAACCGCCCAGACGCCATACGGTTTCCGGAACTGGTACGACGAGTTCTTCGTGCCGCGCGGGTACACCGTGATCGAGGCGGAGATGCAGGGCACCAGCCGTTCGGGCGGCTGCCCGACCACGGGTGACGCCGAGGACACGCAGTCGATCAAGGCGGTCGTCGACTGGCTGAACGGGCGTGTGAAGGGCTTCTACACCAACGGTTCCGCCGCGGTCGCGTCGTGGAGCACGGGTGCTGTCGGCCTGACCGGCGTTTCCTACAACGGGACGCTGCCCAACGCCGTCGCCTCGACCGGTGTCGACGGCCTGAAGACGATCATCCCGATCGCCGCCATCTCCAGCTGGTACGACTACACGCGCGACCAGGGCATCGGCTACCAGGGTGCCTGGGGCAGCAGGTATCCGGAGTACCTGGCCAACTACGTCGCCAGCGCCGCGGCGAAGACCAGGTGTGCGGCGTTCATCAAGTCGCTGGGGGACAACGCGGGCGACAACACCTGGGACTACACGCCGTTCTGGGCCGAGCGCGACTACAAGCCTAACGCCGACAAGGTGAAGGCGTCGGTCCTGCTCGTGCACGGCATGGAGGACTGGAACGTCAAACTGCGCAACGGTGTCGCGTGGTGGAACCTGCTGCAGAAGAACAACGTCCCGCGCAAGATCTGGCTGCACCGCAGTGCGCACATCGACCCGGTGAGCGCTCGGCCGGACGAATGGAAGCGCGTCGTGCACCGCTGGATGGACCACTGGTTGTACGGGATGGACAACGGGATCATGGACGAGCCGATGGCCGACATCCAGCGGCCCAACGGTTCGTGGGAGACCCACCGCAGCTGGCCGGACGCGGGTGCCCGTGACGTGCGCCTGAACTTCGGCCCGGCGGGATCGGGTGTCGCCGGTACGTTGCAGGCGGCGCGCCCCGCGGCGTCCACCCAGACCTTCACCGACAACCGCACGCAGACCGAGACCACGGCGACGGCCGACTACACCGCCGCCGCGCCGAACCGGCTCGTCTACGTGACGCCCGCGTTGGCGCAGCAGACCCGGATGTCCGGTACTCCCAAGGTGAACGTGACCGTGCGGTCGAACACCGCCAGCGCCCCGCTCACCGCGCTGCTCGTCGACTACGGTCCCGGCACGGCCTTCACCGCCCAGGACATGTCGCCCGAGGAGCTGATGAGCCAGGAGTGCTCGTTGTCGGACATCGAGCAGAAGACTGGCTGTGCGGAACCGTACGCCGCACGCGCGGAGGCCGTGACGGCCACGGTGATCACCCGGGGCGCGATCGACCTGAAGAACCGCTCGTCGCTGAGTTCCGGCACCGCGCTCGTCCCCGGCCAGACCTACACGGCTTCCTGGGAGCTGCACGGCAAGGACTACGTCGTGTCCGCCGGGCACCGGATCGGCCTGGTGCTGATGGCCAACAACCGGTCGTACATCTCGACCGACACGGCCGCTGGCACGTTGACCGTCTCGCTTGACGGCAGCAGCCTCGACATCCCCGTCGTGGGCGGCCGAGTCAGCTGAGGACCCGGTGGCGGCTGTGCCGTTCGGCCCGGCACAGCCGCCTTCCGCTCACCGCGGGGCATCAACATCCGCCGCCCGGCGGCGACTCCGCCGTCCACCGGGACCGAAGCTCCGGTGAGGTAAGCGAATTCGTCCCCGCGAGGCCGAGGACGGCCTGGGCGATCATCGCCAGGAACACGCCGCGCGCGTTGTTGAACGCGATGTCCAGGCGTCCGTAGCGCCGGACTGCGCTGTCCACGAAGTTCTGGACGGCGGCGGGCACCCGGAAATCGGCCTGGATGTACGTCGCCTCGCCGCGTGCGGCACGGATGCCGCGTTCGATGTCCCGTCCCGAGTTGGCGCGACGCCCGCAGACCGCCACCTTGGCGCCCGCGGCGGCGAACGCGCGTGCGGTCGCTTCACCGATGCCGGATGTGGCACCGGTGATCAGGACGACCTTGCCCGCGAACCTGCCTGGCCCGCCGCCTGCGGGCGTCGCCGCGGTCGCGGGTGCGGCCAGCGCGCCGAGTCCTACCGCTGCCTGGAGGGGATCGCCAACCGGGCCGGCGTGAACAAGACGACGCTCTACCGCCGTTGGGGGACAAAGGAAGCGCTGATGCTCGACGCGATCCGCGAGCGAGCGGTCACGAACGTGCCGATCCCCGACACGGGCGCACTGCGCGACGACCTGCTGGCGTTGGTCCGCGCGGCCATCGGCAACCTGCTCACGCCCGAGGTGCAGGCGATGGTCCGGGCCGGGATCTCGTTGGCGCCGTACGAGAACTCGGTGGCCGCGATGGTCGACTCGTGCTGGACCGAACGGCTCGCGGTCGACGGGGGTGATCGTCGAACGCGCCGTTCGGCGTCGAGATAGCGCCGGCCGACCCGGCGGCCGTGATCGAGGCGGTGCTGGGGCCGCCGCACTTCCGCGTACTGGTCTCCCGGCGGCCGGTGACCGACGATTTCCCTGTCGCAACAGTGGATCTGGTCCTGCGTGGGCTACTCGGCACGGAACGGGAAGCCGGGCGCGATCTCGCGTAGCCGCTGCCGAGGGTATGACCGTCCAACTGGCCGGGATGAACGTCGAGCCGCGGAGACGGTGAACCGTGCCATCGCCGGCTGTCCGGGATGCTGAGCCTCGCGCTGTCTGTGCAGCTCATCGGCGGTATCGACTCGGCAGAGGACGTCTTCGCGGCCGCCATTGGGCACAGGGTTGCCCGCATTGGTGGACTTCTTGACATTTCTTTAACTTCACAACTTTGTGAATCTCGTGTAGTTCTTGAACTATGACTGCGGACAACGCCCAGAGGAGCATCCAGGGCCAGCCGACCCGGCGCCCGAACCCGTTGGACCCGCCCACCGAGATCGCCGAACTGCGCGCCACCGGCTCGATGGTGCGGATGACGTTCGCCGACGGCCACGACGGCTGGTTCGCGACCGGGCACCACGCTGTGCGCGCGGTGCTCGCCAGTCCCTCGTTCAGCAACCGGCTCGAGCTGGCCCATCCGGTCCTGCCGATGAAGCGGGCGCGCAGCTTCAAGGACTTCCCGATGCCGCCGGGCATGTTCAACCGGATGGACGACCCCGAGCACGGCCGGATCCGGCGGATGCTGACCGGCCAGTTCACCGTGCGCCGGATGAAGCTGCTCGAACCGCGGATCCAGCAGATCGTCGACGAGCACCTCGGCGCCATCGTGGCGAGCGGACCGCCGGTCGACCTGGTGCCGACCTACACGCTACCGGTGCCGTCGCTGGTGATCTGCGAACTACTCGGCGTGCCCTACGACCGCAGGGACCAGTTCCAGGGCGACGCGTCCACGTTGCTGAACCTGGAGACGGGCGCGGACGACGCGGCGGCGGCATGGGTGTCGCTGCGCGAACTGCTCGACGAGGTCATCGACGCCAAGCACGCCGAGCCGGCCGACGACCTGCTCAGCGGCCTGATCGCCGAGGACGAGCTGAGCCGGGAAGAGCTGATCACCATCGCGATGGTGCTGCTGATCGCCGGGCACGAGACGACCGCGAACATGCTGGCGCTCGGCACGTACACGATCCTGCAACAGCCCGGGCGCGCGGAGGCGCTGCTCGCCGACCCGGTCGCGGCCGTCGAGGAGCTGCTGCGCTACCTGTCGATCATCCACCTCGGACCGACCAGGACCGCGATCGAGGACGTGGAGATCGACGGGCACCTGGTCAAGGCGGGCCAGGCGGTGGCGATGTCGGTGGCGGGCGCGAACCGCGACCCCGGCAAGTACCCCGACCCGGACGAACTCGACCTGGCGCGCAACGCACAGGGCCACATGTCGTTCGGTCACGGCATCCACCAGTGCCTCGGCCAGCAGCTGGCCAGGATCGAGATGCGGATCGGGTTCGCGGCCCTGCTGCGCAGGCTGCCGTCGCTCAGGCTGGCCGGGGAGGTGCGGTTCCGGGACACCATGAGCATCTACGGCCTGTTCACCCTGCCGGTCACGTGGGACGTGTGACTTCTCCCATCCTGTGAGCGGTCGGCTGGCCCGTGTAGATCCCTATTAACCTGACTGACATGCAGACATGGGCGACGACACCGGTTCCACGCGTGGCAGGAACGCCACGGCCACTGCGGCTCCACGACACCGCGTCCGGTGAAGTGCGACCGACCGCCCCCGGCACCACCGCCGGTCTCTACGTCTGCGGAATCACCCCGTACGACGCGACGCACCTGGGGCACGCCGCGACGTATCTGGCGTTCGACCTGGTCCACCGGGTGTGGCTGGACAACGGGCACGACGTGAACTACGTCCAGAACATCACCGACATCGACGACCCGCTGCTGGAGCGAGCCGTACGCGACCAGGACGACTGGGTCGTGCTGGGCATGCGTGAGACCGCTCTCTTCCGCGAGGACATGGTGGCGCTGCGCGTCCTGCCGCCGCGGTCGTACATCGGTGCTGTCGAGGCGATCCCGGAGATCGTCGAGGCGGTCGGCAAGCTGCTGGCCGCCGGGCACGCCTACCGGGTCGACGATCCGGAGTTCCCGGACGTCTACTTCGACCACACCGCCTCAGGGCGGTTCGGCTACGAGTCGCGCTACCCCGAGCAGACCATGCTGGAACTGTTCGCCGAGCGCGGCGGCGACCCGGACCGCCCCGGCAAACGGCACCCGCTCGACGCGCTGCTGTGGCGTGCGGCGCGGCCGGACGAGCCGTCGTG
This window contains:
- a CDS encoding Xaa-Pro dipeptidyl-peptidase; the encoded protein is MRRLRIAVTAALGTVLATIATPVPAAAQDIEETLPIYSYQDAIREDVFVEAPMDSDKDGKPDRIAIQIIRPKETNSGLKTPVVMEPSPYYKAPGTAQTPYGFRNWYDEFFVPRGYTVIEAEMQGTSRSGGCPTTGDAEDTQSIKAVVDWLNGRVKGFYTNGSAAVASWSTGAVGLTGVSYNGTLPNAVASTGVDGLKTIIPIAAISSWYDYTRDQGIGYQGAWGSRYPEYLANYVASAAAKTRCAAFIKSLGDNAGDNTWDYTPFWAERDYKPNADKVKASVLLVHGMEDWNVKLRNGVAWWNLLQKNNVPRKIWLHRSAHIDPVSARPDEWKRVVHRWMDHWLYGMDNGIMDEPMADIQRPNGSWETHRSWPDAGARDVRLNFGPAGSGVAGTLQAARPAASTQTFTDNRTQTETTATADYTAAAPNRLVYVTPALAQQTRMSGTPKVNVTVRSNTASAPLTALLVDYGPGTAFTAQDMSPEELMSQECSLSDIEQKTGCAEPYAARAEAVTATVITRGAIDLKNRSSLSSGTALVPGQTYTASWELHGKDYVVSAGHRIGLVLMANNRSYISTDTAAGTLTVSLDGSSLDIPVVGGRVS
- a CDS encoding TetR/AcrR family transcriptional regulator C-terminal ligand-binding domain-containing protein, whose amino-acid sequence is MNKTTLYRRWGTKEALMLDAIRERAVTNVPIPDTGALRDDLLALVRAAIGNLLTPEVQAMVRAGISLAPYENSVAAMVDSCWTERLAVDGGDRRTRRSASR
- a CDS encoding cytochrome P450: MTADNAQRSIQGQPTRRPNPLDPPTEIAELRATGSMVRMTFADGHDGWFATGHHAVRAVLASPSFSNRLELAHPVLPMKRARSFKDFPMPPGMFNRMDDPEHGRIRRMLTGQFTVRRMKLLEPRIQQIVDEHLGAIVASGPPVDLVPTYTLPVPSLVICELLGVPYDRRDQFQGDASTLLNLETGADDAAAAWVSLRELLDEVIDAKHAEPADDLLSGLIAEDELSREELITIAMVLLIAGHETTANMLALGTYTILQQPGRAEALLADPVAAVEELLRYLSIIHLGPTRTAIEDVEIDGHLVKAGQAVAMSVAGANRDPGKYPDPDELDLARNAQGHMSFGHGIHQCLGQQLARIEMRIGFAALLRRLPSLRLAGEVRFRDTMSIYGLFTLPVTWDV
- the mshC gene encoding cysteine--1-D-myo-inosityl 2-amino-2-deoxy-alpha-D-glucopyranoside ligase is translated as MQTWATTPVPRVAGTPRPLRLHDTASGEVRPTAPGTTAGLYVCGITPYDATHLGHAATYLAFDLVHRVWLDNGHDVNYVQNITDIDDPLLERAVRDQDDWVVLGMRETALFREDMVALRVLPPRSYIGAVEAIPEIVEAVGKLLAAGHAYRVDDPEFPDVYFDHTASGRFGYESRYPEQTMLELFAERGGDPDRPGKRHPLDALLWRAARPDEPSWETEIGAGRPGWHVECSVIALNRLGASFDVQGGGSDLVFPHHENSAAHAEALTGEFPFARHYVHAGMIGLDGEKMSKSRGNLVFVSRLRADRIDPMAVRLALLTGHYREDRPWTEQLLEDGERRLGRWRDAALLESGPDATDTIARLRDHLSNDLDTPNALRAVDAWADEALAGRGSDSSAPAQFRDAVDALLGIDV